From the Cryptosporangium aurantiacum genome, one window contains:
- a CDS encoding VOC family protein, with amino-acid sequence MTFWQLTIDAHDPALLARFWAPALGYQATPPSEPDTTWNAHYHALPATADDRIFDPAGRKPPIWFQRVPESKAGKNRLHLDLYPTERDDTLPIDRRIAIVEATVAELVERGATVAHRMHPDDTDYWVVMHDPEGNEFCVS; translated from the coding sequence ATGACGTTCTGGCAGTTGACGATCGACGCGCACGATCCCGCACTCCTCGCCCGGTTCTGGGCGCCGGCGCTGGGTTACCAGGCCACGCCGCCGAGCGAGCCGGACACCACATGGAACGCCCACTACCATGCCCTACCGGCCACCGCGGACGACCGCATCTTCGACCCGGCCGGACGGAAGCCCCCGATCTGGTTCCAGCGGGTGCCCGAGTCCAAGGCGGGCAAGAACCGGCTGCACCTCGACCTCTACCCGACCGAGCGGGACGACACGCTGCCGATCGACCGCCGGATCGCGATCGTGGAAGCCACGGTCGCCGAACTGGTCGAGCGAGGCGCCACGGTCGCACACCGGATGCATCCCGATGACACCGACTACTGGGTCGTGATGCATGACCCCGAGGGCAACGAGTTCTGCGTCAGCTGA
- a CDS encoding TetR/AcrR family transcriptional regulator, with translation MGNREALLAGAKQCLRDKGYAATTVRDITAAAGGVSMAAIGYHFGSREALLNAAMVESMDELGTAAGLALASSPSDDYEGLWSQLIESFTRDRSLWLASIEAFAQAGRSPELAAQIGAAVQEGRRGVTAALTGTPADGVDEQAVRSVGSVHMALMSGVMIQWLADPSKAPSAAELVAGLRSIAALIENNG, from the coding sequence ATGGGCAACCGGGAAGCGCTTCTCGCCGGCGCGAAGCAGTGCCTGCGCGACAAGGGCTACGCAGCGACCACCGTCCGCGACATCACCGCAGCCGCCGGTGGCGTGAGCATGGCCGCGATCGGCTACCACTTCGGCTCGCGCGAGGCGCTGCTGAACGCGGCGATGGTCGAGTCGATGGACGAGCTGGGAACGGCAGCCGGGCTGGCCCTCGCCTCGTCCCCCTCCGACGACTACGAGGGGCTCTGGTCGCAGCTGATCGAGTCGTTCACCCGCGACCGGTCGCTCTGGCTGGCCAGCATCGAGGCGTTCGCCCAGGCCGGTCGCTCGCCGGAGCTGGCGGCGCAGATCGGCGCCGCGGTGCAGGAGGGGCGTCGCGGGGTGACCGCCGCGTTGACCGGCACGCCCGCGGACGGCGTCGACGAACAGGCGGTGCGCAGCGTCGGGTCGGTGCACATGGCCCTGATGTCCGGGGTGATGATCCAGTGGCTCGCCGACCCGAGCAAGGCGCCGTCCGCCGCCGAGCTCGTCGCGGGCCTCCGCTCGATCGCCGCATTGATCGAGAACAACGGCTGA
- a CDS encoding FAD-dependent monooxygenase: MHVLISGASIAGPALAYWLGRHGIDATVVERAPALRRGGAAVDFRGDVHLTVLRRMGLLEELKSLDPGMEEMVIVDADGRPVVSLPAHLMSGDVEVERGDLAEVLYRASRGSAEYVFGDWITSLTQTADGVDVTFANREPGTYDLVVGADGLHSGVRRLAWGPEADYRWDTGYYFATFSAPNNLGLDHSGRLFNVPGKLVSVGHTDKGSGAMLAFASEPLDYDHRDVEQQRRIVAERFAGLGWEVPALLDAARTAPDFYFDSLSQIHLDRWSNGRIALLGDAAWAPSLGGLGNGLAVVGAYVLAGELAGATDHSAAFARFEQVMRPYVEGCQKQGRGAGPFLAPPTAAKIKTRNRAYRMLNWRPLAGFFNRMTTKAAAALDLPEYPVAYERAAS, encoded by the coding sequence ATGCACGTCCTCATTTCCGGCGCGAGCATCGCCGGCCCCGCCCTCGCCTACTGGCTCGGTCGGCACGGCATCGACGCCACGGTGGTGGAGCGGGCTCCCGCCCTACGACGCGGCGGCGCGGCGGTCGACTTCCGCGGTGATGTCCACCTGACCGTGCTGCGCCGCATGGGTCTGCTGGAGGAGCTGAAGAGCCTCGACCCCGGGATGGAGGAGATGGTCATCGTCGACGCCGACGGGCGGCCGGTCGTCAGCCTGCCCGCGCACCTGATGAGCGGCGACGTCGAGGTCGAGCGCGGTGACCTGGCCGAAGTCCTGTACCGGGCCTCGCGCGGGTCGGCCGAGTACGTCTTCGGCGACTGGATCACGAGCCTGACCCAGACCGCGGACGGCGTCGACGTCACGTTCGCGAACCGGGAACCGGGAACGTACGACCTGGTCGTGGGCGCGGACGGGCTGCACTCGGGCGTGCGGCGCCTGGCCTGGGGGCCGGAGGCCGACTACCGCTGGGACACCGGGTACTACTTCGCGACGTTTTCCGCGCCGAACAACCTCGGGCTCGATCACTCCGGGCGGCTCTTCAACGTGCCGGGCAAACTCGTGTCGGTCGGCCACACGGACAAGGGGAGTGGCGCGATGCTGGCCTTCGCGTCCGAGCCGCTGGACTACGACCATCGCGACGTCGAGCAGCAGCGCCGGATCGTCGCCGAACGGTTCGCCGGGCTGGGCTGGGAGGTCCCGGCACTGCTGGACGCCGCCCGCACGGCACCGGACTTCTACTTCGACTCGCTGAGCCAGATCCACCTCGACCGCTGGTCGAACGGACGGATCGCGCTGCTCGGCGACGCCGCCTGGGCGCCGTCGCTCGGTGGGCTGGGCAACGGGCTGGCCGTGGTCGGCGCGTACGTGCTCGCCGGCGAGCTGGCGGGCGCGACCGATCACAGCGCGGCGTTCGCCCGGTTCGAGCAGGTCATGCGCCCGTACGTCGAGGGTTGCCAGAAGCAGGGGCGCGGCGCTGGTCCGTTCCTCGCGCCACCGACCGCGGCCAAGATCAAGACCCGCAACCGCGCCTACCGGATGCTGAACTGGCGTCCGCTGGCCGGCTTCTTCAACCGGATGACGACGAAGGCCGCCGCCGCGCTGGACCTGCCGGAGTACCCCGTGGCCTACGAGCGGGCGGCCTCATGA
- a CDS encoding ABC transporter permease — translation MTTAYWIAADSMTLTRRAVLHWRHQPAQLLLGLLFPVMVLLMFAYLFGGAMVVPGGGDYQDFLLPGMFALTMAFGLESTFTAVSSDATRGVTDRLRTMPISAAAVVTGRSAADMLNAAVGLAVMVLCGLAIGWRWHRGIGDALLAIALLLLLRYALLWVGIWLALVAGRPETLMALQILVWPLGFLSSVFIAPETMPGWLGTLAEANPLSATATATRELFGNPGWEGQSWLSEHAMLLAIGWSVLLLAVFVPLSARRYRRLT, via the coding sequence ATGACCACGGCCTACTGGATCGCTGCCGACAGCATGACGCTCACGCGGCGGGCGGTTCTGCACTGGAGGCACCAACCCGCGCAGCTGCTCCTCGGCCTGCTGTTCCCGGTCATGGTGCTGCTGATGTTCGCGTACCTCTTCGGTGGCGCGATGGTGGTGCCCGGTGGTGGGGACTACCAGGATTTCCTGCTGCCCGGGATGTTCGCCCTGACGATGGCCTTCGGCCTGGAGTCCACCTTCACTGCGGTGAGTTCGGACGCTACGCGCGGCGTCACCGACCGGCTGCGGACGATGCCGATCTCCGCCGCAGCGGTCGTGACCGGTCGGAGCGCGGCCGACATGCTCAACGCCGCGGTGGGACTGGCCGTCATGGTGCTCTGTGGGTTGGCCATCGGTTGGCGCTGGCACCGCGGCATCGGCGACGCACTGCTGGCCATCGCGCTCTTGCTCCTGCTGCGGTATGCGCTGCTGTGGGTCGGCATCTGGCTGGCGCTGGTGGCCGGCCGTCCGGAGACCCTCATGGCGCTGCAGATCCTGGTCTGGCCGCTCGGCTTCCTCTCCAGCGTCTTCATCGCCCCGGAAACGATGCCCGGCTGGCTGGGCACCCTGGCGGAAGCCAACCCGCTGTCGGCGACGGCCACGGCGACCCGCGAGCTGTTCGGCAACCCCGGCTGGGAAGGGCAGAGCTGGCTGTCCGAACACGCGATGCTGCTGGCGATCGGGTGGTCCGTGCTGCTGCTCGCGGTCTTCGTGCCGCTGTCCGCGCGTCGCTATCGGCGTCTGACCTGA
- a CDS encoding methyltransferase domain-containing protein, whose product MSTLLTLLDAFDDLPWARSLREHTYQALGDTVVDVGCGSGRAVGELAARGVTAIGIDLDPAMIEVAVERWPAAEFHVADATALPLDDGSVTGYRADKVLHTLAEPDRAVAEARRVLARNGRAVLAGQDWDTFVIDSDDPELTRRLVHARADGMASPRVARRYRNLLLDNGFVDVTVEVHTIVWTDLTGIPVLATLGEGAWLEAQAARARDDRLFVAVPIILAAGTRAA is encoded by the coding sequence ATGTCCACGTTGCTCACGCTCCTCGACGCTTTCGACGACCTGCCCTGGGCGCGTAGCCTGCGGGAACACACCTATCAAGCGCTCGGCGACACCGTCGTCGACGTCGGCTGCGGATCCGGCCGGGCCGTCGGCGAGCTGGCCGCCCGCGGGGTGACCGCCATCGGCATCGACCTGGATCCCGCCATGATCGAGGTCGCCGTCGAGCGCTGGCCCGCGGCCGAGTTCCACGTTGCCGACGCCACCGCGCTGCCTCTCGACGACGGCTCGGTCACCGGCTACCGCGCCGACAAGGTCCTGCACACGCTCGCCGAGCCCGACCGGGCCGTCGCCGAGGCCCGCCGGGTCCTGGCCAGGAACGGCCGCGCGGTGCTCGCCGGTCAGGACTGGGACACGTTCGTGATCGACTCCGACGATCCCGAGCTCACCCGCAGGCTGGTCCACGCTCGCGCGGACGGGATGGCCAGCCCGCGGGTCGCCCGCCGGTACCGGAATCTCCTGCTGGACAACGGATTTGTCGACGTCACGGTCGAAGTCCACACGATCGTGTGGACCGACCTCACCGGGATACCGGTGCTCGCCACGCTCGGAGAAGGCGCCTGGCTCGAGGCCCAAGCCGCCAGAGCACGCGACGACCGGTTGTTCGTCGCGGTCCCGATCATTCTCGCCGCCGGGACCCGCGCCGCCTGA
- a CDS encoding RidA family protein: MTERLTILSGSTFEEQIGYARAVVDGDHVYVSGTTGFDYSTMTIADDVVEQAEQCLRNIGAALAEARCTFADVVRVRYLLPDRADFEPCWPVLRRTFGDVRPAATMLVTGLADPRMRIEIEVDARRRT; the protein is encoded by the coding sequence ATGACGGAGCGGCTCACGATTCTCAGCGGTTCGACCTTCGAGGAACAGATCGGCTACGCCCGGGCGGTGGTCGACGGTGACCACGTCTACGTCTCGGGCACCACCGGCTTCGACTACTCGACGATGACGATCGCGGACGACGTCGTGGAGCAGGCCGAGCAGTGCCTGCGCAACATCGGCGCCGCGCTCGCCGAAGCGCGGTGCACGTTCGCCGACGTCGTCCGGGTCCGGTATCTGCTGCCCGACCGCGCCGACTTCGAGCCCTGCTGGCCGGTGCTGCGCCGGACGTTCGGCGACGTCCGCCCGGCCGCCACGATGCTCGTCACCGGCCTCGCCGACCCACGGATGAGGATCGAGATCGAGGTCGACGCCCGGCGTCGCACCTGA
- a CDS encoding NADPH-dependent FMN reductase, protein MRVAIVVGSVRPGRAGLAVGQWVHDLAERHGGADYELIDLKDIDLPLLDEEQAPMLGNYDRPHTRRWAELITRFDGFVFVTAEYNHGMPASLKNAIDFLYAEWTDKAAAFVSYGSEGETRAVEQLRSVMAQIRIADVGTSVTLTLAHDFENYTRFRPQPFREETVRTMLSDLVEWSTALRTVRDRRNSPSVQQTGAFAV, encoded by the coding sequence CTGCGCGTCGCGATCGTCGTCGGGAGCGTCCGGCCCGGCAGGGCCGGACTGGCGGTGGGCCAGTGGGTCCACGATCTCGCGGAACGACACGGCGGGGCCGACTACGAACTGATCGACCTGAAGGACATCGACCTGCCGCTGCTGGACGAAGAGCAGGCACCGATGCTCGGGAACTACGACCGACCGCACACCCGCCGCTGGGCCGAACTGATCACGCGATTCGACGGCTTCGTATTCGTGACGGCCGAGTACAACCACGGAATGCCGGCGTCGCTGAAGAACGCGATCGACTTCCTCTACGCGGAGTGGACGGACAAGGCGGCCGCGTTCGTCAGCTACGGGAGCGAGGGGGAAACGCGCGCGGTCGAGCAGCTCCGCTCGGTCATGGCGCAGATCCGGATCGCGGACGTCGGCACCAGCGTGACGCTCACGCTCGCGCACGATTTCGAGAACTACACCCGGTTCCGGCCGCAGCCGTTCCGCGAGGAGACGGTGCGCACGATGCTGTCGGACCTGGTCGAGTGGAGCACGGCGCTGCGGACGGTCCGGGACCGACGGAATTCTCCGAGCGTGCAACAAACCGGAGCGTTCGCGGTGTAG
- a CDS encoding MerR family transcriptional regulator, whose amino-acid sequence MPEIEPLLSIGSFARRVGLAPSALRFYDDCGVLHPIEVDPATGYRYYAPEQTSRAVRIRQLREAGLPLIDTLVVLDGSEDEARAVLAAYARRARTAADQADQLLRGAGAGAGAAPRASVGGPELASAIRQVTPSADTTSIHPVLRGVLLEIDGTEVRLVATDQYRLAVRVLHPRTPSEGAVRAVLEHAGLVELAGWAVRQPEVVLEIGASGVRAQDRDLPVLDAEYPAYRIVLDALPPVRHRVIAGRQVICAAIAAAADAAHVVLCTDEQHLAVADRLVPAVCTGPPLQLAFDPRVLLPALEAGVGPDVLLEVASPVEPVVVRSADQGTFTTLVMPVRV is encoded by the coding sequence ATGCCGGAGATCGAGCCACTGCTGAGCATCGGAAGCTTCGCCCGTCGCGTCGGACTGGCGCCGAGCGCACTGCGCTTCTACGACGACTGCGGCGTACTGCACCCCATCGAGGTCGACCCCGCTACCGGCTACCGCTACTACGCGCCGGAGCAGACGTCCCGTGCGGTGCGGATCCGGCAGCTCCGCGAGGCCGGACTGCCGCTGATCGACACGCTGGTCGTCCTCGACGGAAGCGAGGACGAGGCGCGAGCGGTGCTGGCCGCGTACGCCCGCCGCGCCCGGACCGCCGCCGATCAGGCAGACCAACTCCTCCGGGGCGCCGGAGCCGGCGCCGGCGCTGCGCCCCGCGCGTCGGTCGGTGGGCCGGAGCTCGCCAGCGCGATCCGCCAGGTGACGCCGTCCGCCGACACGACGTCGATCCATCCGGTCCTCCGTGGCGTCCTGCTGGAGATCGACGGGACGGAAGTCCGGCTGGTGGCCACCGACCAGTACCGGCTGGCCGTTCGGGTGCTACACCCCCGGACGCCCTCCGAAGGAGCCGTCCGAGCGGTGCTGGAGCACGCGGGCCTGGTCGAGTTGGCCGGCTGGGCGGTCCGGCAGCCGGAGGTCGTCCTGGAGATCGGTGCGTCGGGCGTGCGGGCGCAGGACCGGGACCTGCCGGTGCTCGACGCGGAGTACCCGGCCTACCGCATAGTGCTGGACGCCCTGCCGCCCGTCCGACACCGGGTCATCGCCGGTCGCCAGGTGATCTGCGCGGCGATCGCTGCGGCCGCTGACGCCGCCCACGTGGTGCTGTGCACCGACGAGCAGCACCTGGCGGTGGCCGACCGTCTGGTGCCGGCCGTCTGTACCGGACCGCCCCTGCAACTCGCGTTCGACCCCCGCGTCCTGCTGCCCGCGCTGGAGGCCGGTGTCGGCCCGGACGTGTTGCTGGAGGTCGCGTCACCGGTCGAGCCCGTTGTCGTGCGCTCCGCCGACCAGGGCACGTTCACCACGCTCGTCATGCCCGTTCGCGTCTGA
- a CDS encoding AraC family transcriptional regulator yields MDVLSDAVGAARTGHPTSYRVEFRAPWGRRFPSVPGAGFHVVLEGSAWLIGPGAEPVAVGVGDVVLFPHGHAHGMAGHPDAPLLPMAYVLPDDTRPTAQATVHVGPDQESPDHEGPGGPVTVMLCGLYRFARERPHPLLRDLPDVIHLPAQLGRHPGLRATVDLLATELDAPRAGSSAAITALLDLLLVHLLRARLDDDPAAGWGSALADPIVGPALRAMHDEPAKPWTVRELGGLAGASRAAFARRFKRLVGQGPLGYLTWWRMTLAADLLRRSDAPLAVVSRQIGYTSEYAFANAFRREYGTSPGRYRVLRGSP; encoded by the coding sequence GTGGATGTCCTGAGCGATGCCGTCGGCGCTGCCCGCACCGGTCACCCGACCTCGTATCGGGTGGAGTTCCGGGCGCCGTGGGGGCGTCGCTTCCCGTCGGTGCCGGGCGCCGGGTTCCACGTCGTCCTCGAAGGCTCGGCGTGGTTGATCGGCCCGGGAGCCGAACCGGTCGCGGTCGGCGTCGGCGACGTCGTGCTCTTCCCGCACGGCCACGCGCACGGCATGGCAGGCCATCCGGACGCGCCACTCCTACCGATGGCCTACGTGCTGCCGGACGACACCCGCCCGACCGCGCAGGCCACCGTCCACGTCGGCCCCGACCAGGAAAGCCCCGACCACGAGGGCCCCGGCGGCCCGGTGACCGTGATGCTGTGCGGCCTCTACCGTTTCGCGCGGGAACGACCGCACCCCCTGCTCCGGGACCTGCCCGACGTGATCCACCTCCCGGCCCAGCTCGGACGGCATCCCGGTCTGCGAGCCACCGTGGACCTGCTGGCCACGGAACTCGACGCTCCGCGGGCCGGCTCGTCCGCGGCGATCACCGCGCTCCTCGACCTGCTGCTGGTGCATCTGCTCCGGGCCCGGTTGGACGACGATCCGGCGGCTGGCTGGGGCAGCGCACTGGCCGATCCGATCGTCGGGCCCGCGCTCCGAGCGATGCACGACGAGCCGGCGAAGCCGTGGACGGTCCGCGAGCTCGGAGGGCTCGCCGGGGCGTCCCGAGCCGCGTTCGCCCGCCGGTTCAAGCGGCTGGTCGGCCAGGGGCCGCTCGGGTACCTCACGTGGTGGCGGATGACGCTCGCCGCCGACCTGCTCCGACGCTCCGACGCACCGCTCGCCGTGGTCAGTAGGCAGATCGGCTACACGTCGGAGTACGCGTTCGCGAACGCGTTCCGGCGCGAGTACGGAACCTCGCCGGGTCGCTACCGCGTCCTGCGCGGGTCTCCTTGA
- a CDS encoding alpha/beta fold hydrolase — protein MAHVTSRDGTRIAYERVGAGRPVVLVDAAGHFRANSSLGELADLLAPDFTVYRYDRRGRGESTDTPPYAPAREVEDLGALLDEAGAPAGVYGYSSGCLVGLHAAAAGLSVRRLVLLEPSLDPAADSTEQRAFTSRLQALAGAEAVELFLTSIGVPADMLPGMRGTPHWDAMVSVAHTLAYDSALSEATDTNVLDRVLTPTLVIDSVSTSADLAGMAATAADLLPNAVHRSLPGEWHSVPATVLAPVVADFLR, from the coding sequence ATGGCTCACGTGACCTCGCGCGACGGCACACGCATCGCCTACGAACGTGTCGGCGCCGGGCGTCCCGTCGTTCTGGTGGACGCCGCCGGGCACTTCCGCGCGAACAGTTCCCTCGGTGAGCTGGCCGATCTCCTGGCACCCGACTTCACCGTCTACCGGTACGACCGGCGCGGACGCGGCGAGAGCACCGACACACCGCCGTACGCTCCGGCGCGCGAGGTCGAGGATCTCGGCGCTCTCCTCGACGAAGCCGGTGCGCCGGCGGGTGTCTACGGCTACTCGTCCGGGTGCTTGGTCGGGTTACACGCCGCGGCGGCCGGACTTTCCGTCCGACGGCTCGTCCTGCTGGAGCCGTCGCTGGACCCCGCAGCGGACTCGACCGAACAGCGAGCCTTCACCAGCAGGCTGCAGGCGCTGGCGGGCGCGGAGGCGGTCGAGTTGTTCCTGACGAGCATCGGTGTGCCCGCCGACATGCTCCCGGGCATGCGGGGCACACCGCACTGGGACGCGATGGTGTCGGTGGCGCACACGCTGGCGTACGACAGCGCGCTGAGCGAGGCCACCGACACGAACGTGCTCGACCGCGTCCTGACGCCCACGCTGGTGATCGACAGCGTCTCCACCAGCGCCGACCTCGCCGGAATGGCGGCGACCGCAGCCGACCTGTTGCCCAACGCCGTCCACCGCAGCCTGCCCGGAGAGTGGCACAGCGTCCCCGCGACCGTCCTCGCCCCCGTGGTGGCGGACTTCCTGCGTTAA
- a CDS encoding ABC transporter permease subunit, with protein MTWLSWRQFRAQAVVAGLVLGALAVYLVVVAYQIRHSAYVRCESGCEGLAESFEHRFANRLYFLDAGLLVLPALVGAFWGAPLVARELEAGTHRLVWNQSITRQRWLAVKLLVVGAATAVVAGLFSALLTWAASPYDAVAADRFTALLFGTRNVAPVGYAVFAFVLGAVLGLLLRRTLPAMALTVVLVVVAQIVTPTLVRPQLRPPVTASQPMTAEAIGGLRFLGADAAISGVRIPGAMVVSTTKLLGADGRVVDLDRYRACVDRSPESAPACLEALDLHVEVSYHPADRYWTFQWLELGLLLGLSGLLAGVALWGVRRRSL; from the coding sequence ATGACGTGGCTCAGTTGGCGGCAGTTCCGCGCGCAGGCGGTGGTCGCGGGCCTCGTGCTCGGCGCGCTCGCGGTCTACCTGGTCGTGGTGGCCTACCAGATCCGGCACAGCGCGTACGTCCGGTGCGAATCCGGCTGCGAGGGCCTGGCGGAGTCGTTCGAGCACCGGTTCGCGAACCGGCTGTACTTCCTCGACGCCGGGCTGCTCGTGCTCCCGGCGCTGGTGGGTGCGTTCTGGGGCGCGCCGCTGGTCGCCCGGGAGCTGGAGGCGGGCACACATCGGCTGGTGTGGAACCAGAGCATCACCCGGCAGCGCTGGCTGGCGGTCAAGCTGCTCGTCGTCGGCGCGGCGACCGCAGTGGTCGCGGGCCTGTTCAGCGCGCTGCTCACCTGGGCGGCGAGCCCGTACGACGCGGTGGCCGCCGACCGGTTCACCGCGTTGCTGTTCGGCACCCGGAACGTCGCGCCGGTCGGGTACGCGGTGTTCGCGTTCGTCCTCGGCGCGGTGCTCGGACTGCTTCTGCGGCGCACGTTGCCGGCGATGGCGCTGACCGTGGTGCTGGTGGTCGTGGCCCAGATCGTCACGCCGACTCTCGTCCGCCCGCAGCTACGGCCGCCGGTGACCGCGTCGCAGCCGATGACCGCGGAGGCGATCGGGGGCCTGCGGTTCCTCGGAGCCGACGCCGCGATCAGCGGCGTCCGGATCCCGGGCGCGATGGTGGTCTCCACCACGAAGCTGCTGGGCGCCGACGGCCGCGTCGTCGACCTCGACCGTTACCGCGCCTGCGTCGACCGGTCGCCGGAGAGCGCACCGGCCTGTTTGGAAGCGCTCGACCTGCACGTCGAGGTCTCGTATCACCCGGCCGACCGGTATTGGACGTTCCAGTGGCTCGAGCTCGGTCTGCTGCTCGGCCTCTCCGGGTTACTCGCCGGGGTCGCCCTGTGGGGCGTGCGGCGCAGGTCGCTTTGA
- a CDS encoding MerR family transcriptional regulator, translated as MKSIGEVAAQFGLPTHVLRHWEAEGLLTPARAGDRRRYTDADLYRVAAILISKEAGFGLADIRTMLAVRSAPARHEVMARHRDRLLARIARAQAALDMLEGGLECPHDDLMTCPHFQGHLADRLHVEV; from the coding sequence ATGAAGTCAATCGGCGAGGTGGCGGCTCAGTTCGGGCTGCCGACGCACGTCCTGCGGCACTGGGAGGCGGAGGGCCTGCTGACGCCGGCCCGCGCGGGCGACCGTCGCCGCTACACCGACGCGGACCTGTACCGGGTGGCGGCGATCCTGATCTCGAAGGAGGCGGGTTTCGGGCTCGCGGACATCCGGACGATGCTCGCCGTCCGGTCCGCCCCGGCCCGCCACGAGGTGATGGCCCGCCACCGCGACCGGTTGCTGGCGCGGATCGCCAGGGCCCAGGCCGCGCTCGACATGCTGGAAGGTGGCCTGGAATGCCCGCACGACGACCTCATGACGTGCCCGCATTTCCAGGGGCATCTGGCTGATCGACTGCACGTGGAGGTATGA
- a CDS encoding SigE family RNA polymerase sigma factor, which produces MDGFPAGSVDFEAYVRASGARLLRLGHALTLDRAAAEDLVQETLIRVGLAWPRIRQDGNPVGYAQRTMVNLFLNRRRRKSDIPVEQVPDAGREDDALAAVDSAAVVRQVLAGLPPKQRAAVVLRYVADLPDEEIGRLLDCTPQTVRSQVSRGLAALRRQLAAER; this is translated from the coding sequence GTGGATGGGTTCCCGGCGGGCAGCGTCGACTTCGAGGCGTACGTCCGTGCCAGTGGTGCCCGTCTGCTGCGGCTCGGGCACGCGCTGACGCTAGACCGGGCGGCCGCCGAGGACCTGGTGCAGGAGACGCTGATCCGGGTCGGGCTGGCCTGGCCGCGCATCCGGCAGGACGGCAACCCGGTCGGGTACGCCCAGCGCACGATGGTCAACCTGTTCCTGAACCGGCGGCGCCGGAAGTCCGACATCCCGGTCGAGCAGGTGCCCGACGCCGGTCGTGAGGACGACGCGCTGGCGGCTGTCGACTCCGCGGCGGTGGTGCGGCAGGTGCTCGCCGGGCTGCCGCCGAAGCAGCGCGCGGCGGTCGTGCTGCGCTACGTCGCCGACCTGCCCGACGAGGAGATCGGCCGCCTCCTCGACTGCACACCGCAGACCGTGCGATCGCAGGTGTCCCGGGGGCTGGCCGCGCTCCGTCGGCAGCTGGCCGCAGAGAGGTGA
- a CDS encoding ATP-binding cassette domain-containing protein, translating into MTTNDLAVLVEGLTKRFGASVALDGFDLAVPAGTVHGLLGPNGAGKSTAVRILATLLRPDEGLARVAGFDVRQAPDQVRSRIGLVGQQAGVDEQLSGRQNLEIFGRLYHLGASAARSRADELLERFDLAEAGRKPVASYSGGMRRRLDLAASFLIEPVVLFLDEPTTGLDPRARNEVWRVVRSLVANGTTIVLTTQYLEEADQLAHNITVIDHGRAIASGTADELKGRLGDDHIDVVLQTPDQLDAATELLARVGVGQPRSDADHLRVSVAVTDRVAALSEAVRVLSEHGLAAADIAIRKPTLDEVFLSLTAEGRAR; encoded by the coding sequence ATGACGACGAACGATCTCGCGGTCCTCGTCGAAGGGCTTACCAAGCGGTTCGGGGCGAGCGTCGCCCTCGACGGGTTCGATCTCGCGGTGCCGGCCGGCACCGTGCACGGCCTGCTCGGTCCGAACGGTGCGGGTAAGAGCACCGCGGTACGCATCCTCGCCACGCTTCTGCGTCCGGATGAGGGTCTCGCGCGGGTCGCGGGTTTCGACGTCCGGCAAGCTCCCGACCAGGTCCGTAGCCGGATCGGCCTGGTCGGGCAGCAGGCCGGCGTCGACGAGCAGCTCAGCGGGCGGCAGAACCTGGAGATCTTCGGCCGCCTCTACCACCTGGGCGCCTCCGCGGCCCGGAGCCGGGCGGACGAACTGCTGGAGCGGTTCGACCTCGCCGAGGCGGGTCGCAAGCCGGTCGCGAGTTACTCCGGGGGCATGCGCCGACGCCTCGACCTCGCGGCGAGCTTCCTAATCGAACCGGTCGTGCTCTTCCTCGACGAGCCCACCACCGGCCTCGACCCCCGGGCGCGCAACGAGGTGTGGCGAGTCGTCCGGTCGCTGGTGGCGAACGGCACGACGATCGTGCTCACCACGCAGTACCTGGAGGAAGCCGACCAGCTCGCACACAACATCACGGTGATCGACCACGGCCGCGCGATCGCGTCCGGGACGGCTGACGAGCTCAAAGGACGGCTCGGCGACGACCACATCGACGTCGTCCTGCAAACACCGGATCAACTCGACGCCGCCACCGAACTGCTCGCTCGCGTCGGCGTCGGACAGCCGCGTTCGGACGCGGACCACCTCCGGGTGAGCGTCGCGGTGACGGATCGCGTCGCCGCGCTCTCGGAAGCGGTCCGCGTCCTGAGCGAGCACGGTCTCGCGGCGGCAGACATCGCCATCCGGAAACCCACTCTGGACGAGGTCTTCCTGTCCCTGACCGCGGAAGGACGTGCCCGATGA